TAGATGATATTATCCACCCAGCCCTGGCCGTCAATATAAACATTGACCCATGCATGATAAAGGCTTCCTGTATATCCCACCACAAGCTTTGTGGGGATATCCTGGGACCGCAGCATGGCAGTCATAACTGCCGCGTAGTCAAAGCAGATTCCCGTTTTCTTAGACAGCACCTGATCTACATTGGGCAGATAGCCGGACTGAACGGAATTTGCCAATGCTGTATCATAAGTAAAATTGTTTACCACATAATTATAAACATTGGTCACGACACCAATATCATCAGACGCAGAAGCCGCAAGTTCCTCACCCTTTTTCACTACCGCACTTCCAGCGGAAAAATTTACGTACTGATTGGGGTAAAGGAAGGGATCAAACTGATCCGCAAGTGTTACATTGATATCACTGCTGGATTTTATGGCGTACTGGGTGCCCTGTACCTGTTCTAAGACCCGGACCGTGTATTTTCCGTTTCCTTCCGTAAGAGGAAATACCTCATAGGCAGATCTGGCATTCAGATCATAGGAATAGGTCTCTCCTCCGCTTTTTATTACCTGTACTTTTATCTTGGAAGAATTTCCGCTATACTGGACCATTACATAGCCATGACTGGCATTGGAAGCGTCTATCAGTGCAGAACCGTTTCCATATGTGACCGTTCCCGAAGCCTGAGGAGTTTTTACACTGCTCCCGGAAGGCTTTGAATAAAGAGGTACTGCTTCATCCTCAATGGTCACTACGGTCTTCCACTCAATACTTCCTTTTGTGCTGTCCGCCACAGCAATATTACTGCCTGATATGAAGCCGCTGAAAGAAAACAGTATCACTGCGCAAGCAGCCGCCATAGCCGTACCATTCTTTTTCATATTCATCACTCCTCATTATTATCCCAAACGTTGTCTTACTATCTCATAAGCCATCACTCCTGCTGCCACAGAAGCATTCAGGGAATCAATATCCCCCTTCATGGGTATGGAAGCCACCATATCACAGGTTTCCTTAACCAGCTTTCCCACGCCGCTTCCCTCGCTGCCGATCACAAGGCCGATGGGTCCCTTTAAATCAAGGCGGTACATCACTTCTCCGTCCATATCTGCGCAGACAAACCACATTCCCTTTTTCTTTAATTCTTCCATGGTCGCTGTGAGATTGGTCACCTTAGCCACAGGCGTATAATTAAGCGCCCCTGCCGAGGTCTTTGCGACCGTTGCCGTAAGTCCCACGGCCCGGCGCTTGGGGATTATGACTCCATGGGCTCCTGCCAGATTGGCCGTACGGATGATTGCCCCCAGATTGTGAGGGTCTTCGATCCCGTCTAACAGGAAGAGGAAAGGAGGTTCCCCCTTTTCTTCCGCTGCCTTTAACAGGTCTTCCACCTCTGCATATTCATAGGCCGCAGCATGGGCAATGACGCCCTGATGATGTCCTTCCTCGGACATCTGGTCCAAGCGCTCTCTCTCCACAAAATTAATGATGGTATCTTTCTTTTTTGCTTCCCTGACAATGGACTGGATAGGGCCATCCTGGACTCCCTTTTGTACATACAGCTTATCAATGGTCTTTCCGGAACGGAATGCTTCCAATACCGCATTCCTTCCTTCTATGGTAAATTCCTCTATCATTCCAGTTCTCCTATTCGTTCAAGTCCTCTGCCTACCAGGGTGATCAGACGTTCTAAATTGCCGGTTAAATAAAGATAGCCGCATAAAGCTTCAAATCCGGTTGCAGTTCTGTAATCAGCAACCGTTGCGTGTTTTGCGGTTGTCACAGCCTTGGCATTGCGGCCCCGCTTATATGCTGCCACCTCTTCCGGAGTTAAATCCTCCTCTTCAAGAAGCCGGCGGATGATCTCAGCCTGGGCTCCTGCATTCACCAGCGCAGCACTCTTCTTATGCATATTATGCACTTGGGTGCTTCCATGGTTCATCACCTTCGTCCGCACGATCAATTCATAAACCCCATCTCCGATATACGCAAGCGCCAGCGGGGAATAGGTTTTTACATCAATTTCTTTTAACTTTAATGTTTCCTTAAAAAATTCAGAAAACGCTGCCACTGATGTTATACTCTCTTCCATTTTACACCTTCCCTGGTGTCCTCAAGAACAATGCCCTTTTCTAAAAGTTTTCCGCGGATCTCATCGGCAAGAGCAAAATTCTTGTCTTTTCTGGCCTGCTGCCTGCCTGCGATCATGGCTTCAATTTCGTCATCCAGGATTTCTTCTTCTTTTTCCGTAATGATTCCAAGAACTTCGCACAGCCTCTCAATGGTTTTCTTTAAATAAATCACATATTCTTTAGAGCTGTCTTCATTTGTGGTGGAGTTGCTTAATTTCACCAGTTCAAATATAGTGGAAATGGCATCTGCCGTATTGAAGTCGTCATCCATTGCGGCTTCATATTTGGAAACCAGCTCCTGTGCGGCATTTTTATCCTCATAATCAAGAAGTTTTTCTGTCTTCACAGATGCTTCTAAGTCCTTTAACTTTTCAACTGCAGTTAAAATTCTCTCTAACCCGTTTTTTGATGATTCCATCAAATCAGCGCTGAAATTAATAGGACTTCTGTAGTGAGCACTCAGCATAAAGAAACGCAGCACCTGTAAATCATAGTTTTCCCCGATGTCCCTGACAGTGAAAAAATTACCCAGAGATTTGGACATCTTTTTATTATCAATATTTAAGAATCCATTGTGCATCCAGTATTTTGCGAATTCTTTTCCATTTGCCGCCTCACTCTGGGCGATCTCGTTCTCATGATGAGGGAAGATCAAATCTTCTCCGCCTGCGTGAATGTCGATCTGCTCCCCAAGATATTTCCTGGACATCACGGAACACTCAATATGCCAGCCAGGCCGTCCTTCACACCATGGGGACTCCCAGTAAGGCTCTCCTTCCTTTTTCGGCTTCCAGAGCACGAAATCGGTTGGATCCTCTTTTCCATCTACACCAGTTACCTTGATCTCACGGAAACCGGATTGTAAATCTTCCAGGTTCTTATGGGACAGCTTTCCATATTCCTCAAAGGAACTGGTGCGGAAATAAACCGTTCCATCTTCCGCCGCATAGGCATGGCCTGAGTCAATAAGATTCTGGATCATATCCAGCATACCGCAAATTTCCTCGGTTGCCAGGGGGCTTCTGGTTGCAGGCTTTACATTTAACGCCTCCATATCCTTTTTACATTCCTCAATATAACGCTTGGAAATGGTATTCGCATCCACGCCCTCTTCAATTGCCTTTTTAATGATCTTATCATCTATATCGGTAAAGTTTGAAACAAAGTTTACCTCATAGCCCTTATATTCAAAATATCTTCTGACCGTATCAA
The nucleotide sequence above comes from Lacrimispora sp. BS-2. Encoded proteins:
- a CDS encoding transglutaminase domain-containing protein codes for the protein MKKNGTAMAAACAVILFSFSGFISGSNIAVADSTKGSIEWKTVVTIEDEAVPLYSKPSGSSVKTPQASGTVTYGNGSALIDASNASHGYVMVQYSGNSSKIKVQVIKSGGETYSYDLNARSAYEVFPLTEGNGKYTVRVLEQVQGTQYAIKSSSDINVTLADQFDPFLYPNQYVNFSAGSAVVKKGEELAASASDDIGVVTNVYNYVVNNFTYDTALANSVQSGYLPNVDQVLSKKTGICFDYAAVMTAMLRSQDIPTKLVVGYTGSLYHAWVNVYIDGQGWVDNIIYFDGYDWKLMDPTFASSGGSDPSIQSYITNSSNYKAKYTY
- the cysS gene encoding cysteine--tRNA ligase, translating into MKIYNTLTRQKEEFVSLEPGKVKMYVCGPTVYNFIHIGNARPIIVFDTVRRYFEYKGYEVNFVSNFTDIDDKIIKKAIEEGVDANTISKRYIEECKKDMEALNVKPATRSPLATEEICGMLDMIQNLIDSGHAYAAEDGTVYFRTSSFEEYGKLSHKNLEDLQSGFREIKVTGVDGKEDPTDFVLWKPKKEGEPYWESPWCEGRPGWHIECSVMSRKYLGEQIDIHAGGEDLIFPHHENEIAQSEAANGKEFAKYWMHNGFLNIDNKKMSKSLGNFFTVRDIGENYDLQVLRFFMLSAHYRSPINFSADLMESSKNGLERILTAVEKLKDLEASVKTEKLLDYEDKNAAQELVSKYEAAMDDDFNTADAISTIFELVKLSNSTTNEDSSKEYVIYLKKTIERLCEVLGIITEKEEEILDDEIEAMIAGRQQARKDKNFALADEIRGKLLEKGIVLEDTREGVKWKRV
- a CDS encoding ribonuclease III domain-containing protein is translated as MEESITSVAAFSEFFKETLKLKEIDVKTYSPLALAYIGDGVYELIVRTKVMNHGSTQVHNMHKKSAALVNAGAQAEIIRRLLEEEDLTPEEVAAYKRGRNAKAVTTAKHATVADYRTATGFEALCGYLYLTGNLERLITLVGRGLERIGELE
- the rlmB gene encoding 23S rRNA (guanosine(2251)-2'-O)-methyltransferase RlmB gives rise to the protein MIEEFTIEGRNAVLEAFRSGKTIDKLYVQKGVQDGPIQSIVREAKKKDTIINFVERERLDQMSEEGHHQGVIAHAAAYEYAEVEDLLKAAEEKGEPPFLFLLDGIEDPHNLGAIIRTANLAGAHGVIIPKRRAVGLTATVAKTSAGALNYTPVAKVTNLTATMEELKKKGMWFVCADMDGEVMYRLDLKGPIGLVIGSEGSGVGKLVKETCDMVASIPMKGDIDSLNASVAAGVMAYEIVRQRLG